One window of the Nocardia huaxiensis genome contains the following:
- a CDS encoding cytochrome P450 translates to MTAASLEPLLFDPYDYGIHEDPYPVYQRLRAEAPVYHNPELDFWALSRHADVAAGFRDNVRLSSANGVSLDPAAWGPHAHRTMSFLAMDDPEHLRLRKLVYQGFTPRRVTEMGERIREITLRYLEPALAHGDIDWIDEVAGKVPMDVISELLGVPEADRAELRRMADLLVHREEGVLDVPVAAMEAALHLIGYYADMVAQRRRQPTEDLTSALVQAEADGDRLTQDEIIGFMFLMVVAGNETTTKLLGNALYWAGRNPEQYARVTAHPELVEDWVEETLRYDASSQILARTAAVDLEYYGRTIPQGSKVLLLIGSANRDDTVFTDPDRYDIERRDKGGLISFGRGVHFCLGAHLARLEAQIVLREFATRVRSYELAESGSERVHSVNVRGFAKLPVRVEVR, encoded by the coding sequence ATGACCGCAGCCTCCCTGGAGCCGCTGCTGTTCGACCCCTACGACTACGGCATCCACGAGGATCCCTACCCCGTCTACCAGCGGCTGCGCGCCGAGGCGCCGGTGTACCACAATCCGGAACTGGACTTCTGGGCGCTGTCCCGGCACGCCGATGTGGCCGCCGGCTTCCGCGACAATGTGCGGCTGTCGAGCGCCAACGGGGTATCCCTCGACCCGGCCGCCTGGGGACCGCACGCACACCGCACCATGTCCTTCCTGGCCATGGACGATCCGGAGCACCTGCGCCTGCGAAAGCTGGTGTACCAGGGGTTCACCCCGCGCCGGGTCACGGAAATGGGCGAGCGCATAAGGGAAATCACGCTGCGCTACCTCGAACCCGCGCTGGCCCACGGCGATATCGACTGGATCGACGAGGTGGCGGGCAAGGTGCCCATGGACGTCATCTCCGAACTTCTGGGCGTACCGGAGGCCGATCGCGCCGAATTGCGCCGCATGGCAGACCTTTTGGTGCATCGTGAAGAGGGTGTACTGGATGTGCCGGTAGCCGCCATGGAAGCGGCGCTGCATCTGATCGGCTACTACGCGGACATGGTCGCGCAGCGGCGCAGGCAGCCCACCGAGGACCTGACCTCCGCGCTCGTACAGGCCGAGGCGGACGGGGACCGGCTCACCCAGGACGAAATCATCGGATTCATGTTCCTGATGGTCGTCGCGGGCAACGAGACGACCACGAAACTCCTCGGCAATGCCCTGTATTGGGCAGGCCGCAATCCCGAGCAGTACGCCCGGGTGACCGCGCATCCCGAACTCGTGGAGGACTGGGTGGAGGAAACCCTGCGCTACGACGCCTCCTCTCAGATCCTCGCGCGCACCGCCGCCGTCGACCTCGAGTACTACGGGCGAACCATCCCGCAGGGCTCGAAGGTATTGCTGCTCATCGGATCCGCCAATCGCGACGACACCGTGTTCACCGATCCCGACCGCTACGACATCGAACGCCGGGACAAGGGCGGGCTCATCAGTTTCGGGCGGGGCGTGCACTTCTGCCTGGGCGCGCACCTGGCCCGCCTGGAAGCCCAGATCGTGCTGCGGGAGTTCGCGACCCGAGTGCGATCCTACGAACTCGCCGAATCCGGCAGTGAGCGAGTGCATTCGGTGAACGTGCGCGGTTTCGCCAAGCTCCCGGTGCGAGTGGAGGTGCGCTAG
- a CDS encoding acyl-CoA synthetase, giving the protein MARNFADLYEHAADAMPDRTALIAGDRRLTFRELDQRANRLAHHLAAAGAGVGTHIGFHMHNSAETLETLIACFKIRAVPVNINYRYQAEELRYVYDNADLEMLVHHRCYAPLIEEVRAQVPKLRHALVVEDDQGDGLASGSTPYEQAVESGSPARDFGERSADDLFMMYTGGTTGLPKGVMWRQEDMWRVLGGGIDFYTGEPVADEYQQSRTGSQAQPTMWFVLPPLIHAAAMMPTFTALWSGNAVLFTPRFDPVRIWETVARERPNILVITGDAMARPLIDAYRAAPVDAGSVWSIGSGAALLSQPVKNQLLELFPSTVLTDSIGSSETGFGGIGFAQKDDDPGRGPRVNVGRGALVVDDDGRSVPPGSEGWVAKTGNVPIGYYKDPEKTAKLFRTVDGVRMVITDDRARVEADGSVTLIGRGNMVVNTGGEKVFPEEVEAVVKAHDSVYDAVVIGVPHERWGQQVAAVISAAHPALDFAALEQHVRAHLAGYKLPRSIWVADAVSRTPSGKPDYRWAKTYVSDREPDHVVR; this is encoded by the coding sequence ATGGCCCGCAACTTCGCCGACCTCTACGAGCACGCCGCCGACGCCATGCCCGACCGCACCGCCCTGATCGCGGGCGACCGCCGGCTCACCTTCCGGGAACTCGACCAGCGGGCCAACCGGCTGGCCCATCACCTGGCCGCCGCCGGAGCGGGCGTGGGCACCCACATCGGCTTCCATATGCACAACAGCGCCGAAACGCTGGAAACCCTGATCGCCTGCTTCAAGATTCGCGCGGTCCCGGTCAATATCAACTACCGGTATCAGGCCGAGGAACTGCGCTACGTCTACGACAATGCCGACCTCGAAATGCTGGTCCACCACCGTTGCTACGCACCGCTCATCGAAGAGGTGCGGGCGCAGGTGCCGAAACTGCGGCACGCCCTGGTGGTCGAGGACGATCAGGGCGACGGCCTGGCCAGCGGCTCCACCCCGTACGAGCAGGCCGTCGAAAGCGGTTCACCGGCACGGGATTTCGGCGAGCGCAGCGCCGACGACCTGTTCATGATGTACACCGGCGGCACCACCGGGTTGCCCAAGGGCGTCATGTGGCGGCAGGAGGACATGTGGCGGGTGCTCGGCGGCGGCATCGACTTCTACACCGGGGAACCCGTCGCCGACGAATACCAGCAGTCCCGCACCGGATCACAGGCCCAGCCCACCATGTGGTTCGTGCTGCCGCCGCTCATCCACGCCGCCGCCATGATGCCGACGTTCACCGCCCTGTGGTCGGGCAATGCCGTGCTGTTCACGCCGCGCTTCGACCCGGTGCGGATCTGGGAGACGGTCGCGCGGGAACGGCCCAATATTCTCGTCATCACCGGTGACGCCATGGCGCGTCCGCTCATCGACGCCTATCGGGCCGCGCCCGTGGACGCCGGATCGGTGTGGTCCATCGGCTCGGGCGCGGCGCTGCTGTCGCAGCCGGTGAAGAATCAACTGCTGGAGCTGTTTCCGAGCACCGTGCTCACCGACTCCATCGGCTCCTCCGAAACCGGCTTCGGGGGAATCGGTTTCGCGCAGAAGGACGACGATCCGGGCCGGGGTCCGCGGGTGAACGTCGGGCGCGGCGCACTGGTGGTGGACGACGACGGCCGTTCCGTCCCACCGGGTTCCGAGGGCTGGGTGGCCAAGACCGGCAATGTGCCGATCGGCTATTACAAGGATCCGGAGAAGACGGCCAAGCTCTTCCGTACCGTCGACGGCGTCCGCATGGTCATCACCGACGACCGGGCGCGCGTGGAAGCGGATGGGTCGGTCACCCTCATCGGGCGCGGCAATATGGTCGTGAACACCGGCGGGGAGAAGGTGTTCCCCGAAGAGGTCGAGGCCGTTGTCAAGGCGCACGACTCGGTGTACGACGCCGTCGTCATCGGCGTCCCGCACGAGCGCTGGGGCCAGCAGGTGGCGGCCGTCATCTCCGCCGCGCACCCGGCGCTGGACTTCGCCGCCCTCGAACAGCATGTGCGCGCCCACCTCGCCGGATACAAACTGCCGCGCAGTATCTGGGTGGCGGACGCGGTCTCGCGCACCCCGAGCGGCAAGCCCGACTATCGCTGGGCCAAGACCTACGTGTCCGACCGAGAACCCGATCACGTGGTTCGGTAA
- a CDS encoding ferredoxin gives MRLEVDLDLCQGHAVCQDEAPDLFDVPKNGQVRILRADPAADLDAARAAVRYCPTRALSLVDDSPTD, from the coding sequence ATGCGGCTCGAAGTCGACCTCGACCTGTGCCAGGGCCATGCCGTCTGCCAGGACGAAGCCCCGGACCTGTTCGACGTCCCCAAGAACGGCCAGGTGCGCATACTCCGCGCCGACCCGGCCGCCGACCTGGACGCGGCCCGCGCCGCCGTCCGCTACTGCCCGACCCGGGCGCTGTCCCTCGTGGACGACAGCCCAACCGACTGA
- a CDS encoding SDR family oxidoreductase codes for MAKFPPHPARRPVLVAGASSGIGAATATALAELGYPVAVGARRVEICETLAEKIRADGGEAFAHRLDVTDTASVDEFVTAAEKALGPMEIVVSGAGDLEFGHGWEMDPEVFEAQVRVHLTGAQRLAHRLIPGMIERRRGDFVVIGSDCADRARPGAGAYNAAKTGVEVFARQLRMELEGTGVRSSIVRPGQTLTGMGMTATPEVVGPLLESWAKWGFARHAHFLRPSDLAAGVVAVVSTPRGAHVVMVEVQPEAPLRELVTPEQAAPQENSAAAAGGGT; via the coding sequence ATGGCCAAGTTCCCACCGCACCCCGCCCGGCGGCCGGTGCTCGTCGCGGGCGCGTCCTCCGGGATCGGCGCCGCCACCGCCACCGCGCTGGCCGAGCTGGGGTATCCCGTCGCAGTGGGCGCCCGGCGCGTGGAGATCTGCGAGACCCTCGCCGAGAAGATCCGCGCCGACGGCGGCGAAGCCTTCGCGCACCGCCTCGATGTCACCGACACCGCATCCGTCGACGAGTTCGTCACCGCCGCCGAAAAAGCGCTCGGACCAATGGAAATCGTCGTGTCCGGCGCGGGTGACCTGGAATTCGGGCACGGCTGGGAGATGGATCCGGAGGTCTTCGAAGCCCAGGTGCGAGTCCACCTCACCGGCGCGCAACGCCTGGCCCACCGGCTGATCCCCGGCATGATCGAACGCCGGCGCGGCGATTTCGTCGTCATCGGCTCCGACTGCGCGGACCGGGCCCGTCCCGGCGCGGGCGCGTACAACGCGGCGAAAACCGGTGTGGAAGTCTTCGCCCGCCAGCTGCGCATGGAGTTGGAGGGCACCGGCGTGCGCTCCTCCATCGTGCGGCCCGGCCAGACCCTGACCGGCATGGGCATGACCGCCACCCCCGAGGTGGTGGGCCCGCTGCTGGAGAGCTGGGCGAAGTGGGGATTCGCCCGCCACGCGCACTTCCTGCGCCCCAGTGATCTCGCCGCCGGCGTGGTCGCCGTCGTCAGCACGCCCCGTGGTGCGCACGTCGTCATGGTCGAGGTGCAGCCGGAAGCACCGCTGCGGGAACTCGTGACACCGGAACAGGCTGCGCCGCAGGAAAACTCCGCCGCAGCGGCCGGAGGTGGCACGTAA
- a CDS encoding FAD-dependent oxidoreductase: MTETASVRPLPVSEVSSWDFEADVVVIGYGIAGVCAAIEARNAGADVLVLERTGGWGGAAAMSGGFVYLGGGTALQQALGFEDTAEEMEKFLLAALGPGVDKAKIHDYCQGSVEHFDWLVAQGVPFKEEFWGEPGYEPPADQGLMYSGGENAAPFNAIAVPAPRGHLAWTRDKKLGEKGGGYMLMEPLAQRAEKLGVRHEYDVRLRRLVVDEAGRVVGVAATRYGKPVHVRAARGVVLATGSFAYNHEMVERYAPKILGRPAATVEEHDGIGIRVAQALGAELAHMDATEVALIVDPQLVARGILVNGRGQRFITEDTYAGRMGQAVLQDQQNQAYLIIDEVALEEALETESAMSFLRTPPKWVAETVAELETEMGLPEQTLQATIELYNRHAAEGKDPLLHKKPEWVKPIGTPLGAYDLRGYTGGFTLGGLRTDLDSRVLHVSGEPIPGLYAAGRVTSGICAGGYASGCSLGDGSFFGRRAGVSAAADK; encoded by the coding sequence ATGACCGAAACCGCTTCCGTGCGGCCGCTCCCCGTCTCCGAGGTCTCCTCGTGGGACTTCGAAGCCGATGTCGTCGTCATCGGGTACGGCATCGCGGGGGTGTGCGCCGCCATCGAAGCCCGGAACGCGGGCGCCGATGTGCTGGTGCTGGAACGCACCGGCGGCTGGGGCGGTGCGGCCGCCATGTCCGGCGGATTCGTCTATCTCGGCGGCGGGACCGCGCTACAGCAGGCGCTCGGCTTCGAGGACACCGCTGAGGAGATGGAGAAGTTCCTGCTGGCGGCGCTCGGCCCGGGTGTGGACAAGGCCAAGATCCACGACTACTGCCAGGGCAGCGTGGAGCATTTCGATTGGCTTGTCGCGCAGGGTGTTCCGTTCAAGGAGGAGTTCTGGGGCGAGCCCGGCTACGAGCCGCCCGCCGATCAGGGGCTCATGTACTCCGGTGGCGAGAACGCCGCGCCGTTCAACGCCATCGCCGTGCCCGCGCCGCGCGGGCACCTCGCCTGGACCAGGGACAAGAAGCTGGGCGAGAAGGGCGGCGGGTACATGCTCATGGAGCCGCTCGCCCAGCGCGCCGAAAAGCTCGGCGTCCGACACGAATACGACGTGCGGCTGCGGCGGCTGGTCGTCGACGAGGCCGGGCGCGTAGTCGGCGTGGCCGCCACCCGCTACGGCAAACCCGTACACGTGCGAGCCGCGCGCGGCGTGGTGCTGGCCACCGGCAGCTTCGCCTACAACCACGAGATGGTCGAGCGGTACGCGCCCAAGATCCTGGGCCGGCCCGCCGCCACGGTGGAGGAGCACGACGGCATCGGCATCCGGGTGGCGCAGGCGCTCGGCGCGGAACTCGCGCACATGGACGCCACCGAGGTCGCGCTGATCGTGGATCCGCAGCTGGTGGCGCGCGGCATTCTGGTGAACGGGCGCGGGCAGCGCTTCATCACCGAGGACACCTATGCGGGCCGCATGGGCCAGGCGGTGCTGCAGGACCAGCAGAACCAGGCGTACCTGATCATCGACGAGGTCGCGCTGGAGGAGGCGCTCGAAACCGAGTCGGCCATGTCGTTCCTGCGCACCCCGCCGAAGTGGGTGGCGGAGACGGTCGCCGAACTGGAAACCGAGATGGGGCTGCCCGAGCAGACCCTCCAGGCGACCATCGAGCTGTACAACCGGCACGCCGCCGAGGGCAAAGATCCACTGCTGCACAAGAAGCCGGAGTGGGTGAAGCCGATCGGCACCCCGCTCGGCGCCTACGACCTGCGTGGCTACACCGGCGGGTTCACGCTCGGCGGCCTGCGCACGGACCTGGATTCCCGCGTGCTGCACGTGAGCGGCGAACCCATTCCCGGCCTGTACGCGGCCGGCCGGGTCACCTCCGGCATCTGCGCCGGCGGCTATGCGAGCGGCTGCTCGCTGGGTGATGGAAGTTTCTTCGGCCGCCGCGCGGGCGTCTCCGCCGCGGCCGACAAGTGA
- a CDS encoding carboxymuconolactone decarboxylase family protein, translating to MSAASHSDSVGGGGRATGGPDERRERGLKKMSEVYGFNLPDLQGDPFFEVTVDHLFGDVWTREGLSMRDRRLLLLGAITAQGNAEIAEIQVGAALRNGELDAEQLREIAVFLAHYVGWPSGTKLDGVIRKVLSKNKND from the coding sequence ATGAGTGCAGCATCGCACAGCGATTCCGTGGGGGGTGGCGGTCGGGCGACGGGTGGGCCCGACGAGCGCCGCGAGCGTGGGCTGAAGAAGATGTCGGAGGTGTACGGGTTCAATCTGCCCGACCTCCAGGGTGATCCGTTCTTCGAGGTCACCGTCGATCACCTCTTCGGCGATGTCTGGACGCGCGAGGGTCTGTCCATGCGGGATCGGCGGCTGCTGCTGCTCGGCGCCATCACCGCGCAGGGCAATGCCGAGATCGCCGAGATCCAGGTGGGCGCGGCCCTGCGCAATGGCGAGTTGGATGCCGAGCAGCTGCGGGAGATCGCCGTCTTCCTCGCCCACTACGTGGGCTGGCCGTCCGGCACGAAGCTCGACGGCGTGATTCGAAAAGTCCTGTCCAAGAACAAGAACGACTGA
- a CDS encoding aldehyde dehydrogenase: MTSSRLAPDGGSQLLIGGKLTPGGNGVFATTNPATGEILGYAADADSADMDAAVAAARTAFDTTDWSRDPGFRARCLRQLRDALRGHLEELREITIAEVGAPRMLTSGPHLEGPIGDLGYFADLAESYSWETDLGTATPMGIKTARRLRREPIGVVGAITPWNFPHQINFAKLGPALAAGTTVVLKPAPDTPWCAAAVGRIILEETDIPAGVVNIVTSDDHALGAQLVTDPRVDMISFTGSTQTGRSVMASAAASLKKVFLELGGKSAFIVLDDADLTAAVSYAAFGVCVHAGQGCAISTRLVVPRAKYEQAVQIAAGTLAGIKPGDPNKARTVCGPVISERQLMRVERYLEIARAEGGTIVTGGNRPEGLGGWFIEPTLIAGLPNSSVVAQEEIFGPVLVIIPHDGDDDAVRIANDSPYGLSGSVWGADPERLRRVTEGVRTGTLSVNGGIWYSADAPFGGYKQSGIGREMGVAGFEEYTETKLIATGC; this comes from the coding sequence ATGACCTCGAGCAGGCTCGCCCCCGACGGCGGCTCTCAACTGCTGATAGGCGGCAAGTTGACGCCCGGCGGCAATGGCGTGTTCGCCACGACGAATCCGGCCACCGGGGAAATCCTCGGATACGCGGCCGATGCCGACAGCGCGGATATGGACGCGGCCGTGGCCGCCGCGCGCACCGCCTTCGACACCACCGACTGGTCGCGCGATCCCGGCTTCCGGGCACGCTGCCTGCGCCAGTTGCGCGATGCGTTGCGCGGGCACCTCGAAGAGCTGCGCGAGATCACCATCGCGGAGGTCGGCGCACCGCGCATGCTCACCAGCGGGCCACATCTCGAGGGGCCGATCGGAGATCTCGGATACTTCGCCGATCTGGCCGAAAGTTATTCGTGGGAAACCGATCTCGGGACCGCGACACCCATGGGCATCAAGACCGCGCGGCGACTGCGGCGGGAACCCATCGGGGTGGTCGGGGCCATCACCCCGTGGAATTTCCCGCATCAGATCAACTTCGCGAAGCTCGGACCGGCCCTGGCGGCGGGCACCACCGTGGTGCTCAAGCCCGCACCGGATACGCCCTGGTGTGCGGCGGCGGTGGGGCGAATCATTCTGGAAGAGACCGATATTCCGGCCGGGGTGGTCAATATCGTCACCTCGGACGATCATGCGCTCGGGGCGCAGCTGGTCACGGACCCACGAGTCGACATGATCTCGTTCACCGGGTCCACGCAGACGGGCCGCTCCGTCATGGCCTCGGCCGCCGCCTCGTTGAAGAAGGTGTTCCTGGAGCTGGGCGGCAAGTCCGCGTTCATCGTGCTCGACGACGCGGATCTCACCGCGGCGGTGAGTTACGCGGCGTTCGGGGTCTGCGTGCACGCCGGGCAAGGCTGCGCGATCAGCACCCGGCTGGTGGTTCCGCGCGCGAAATACGAACAGGCCGTGCAGATCGCGGCCGGAACCCTGGCCGGGATCAAGCCCGGCGATCCGAACAAGGCCCGAACCGTGTGCGGCCCGGTGATCTCCGAGCGGCAGCTCATGCGCGTCGAACGCTATCTGGAGATCGCCCGCGCCGAGGGCGGCACCATTGTCACCGGCGGCAATCGCCCCGAAGGACTCGGCGGCTGGTTCATCGAACCCACCCTCATCGCGGGCCTGCCCAACAGTTCCGTGGTGGCGCAGGAAGAAATCTTCGGACCGGTGCTGGTGATCATCCCGCACGACGGCGACGACGATGCGGTCCGCATTGCCAACGACTCCCCCTACGGCCTGTCCGGCTCGGTGTGGGGCGCGGATCCCGAGCGCCTGCGCCGGGTGACCGAGGGCGTGCGCACCGGAACCCTCAGCGTGAACGGCGGCATCTGGTATTCCGCGGACGCGCCCTTCGGCGGCTACAAGCAGTCCGGCATCGGGCGGGAGATGGGCGTGGCCGGCTTCGAGGAATACACCGAGACCAAACTCATTGCGACCGGCTGCTGA
- a CDS encoding NAD(P)-dependent oxidoreductase: MSDNEDFAVGFIGLGNMGAPMAQRLLDWPGGLVVCDMRPEALQPFADGGATPARSAAEAAERCGVVSVVVLDDAQVRAVVTGPDGILQGAKPGTVIAVHSTIADETAVALQAECASHGVEFVDAPISGGAPAAQRGGLAVMVGGSTEAFEKVRAPFSRFASMLVHAGEVGAGTRMKLARNLLHFIAFTAAAESQRLAEAAGLDITELGKVVRHSDSHTGGPGSIMLRDTTEPVRPGDFWFPIFSHVRDLGEKDLSLALELGERLGIELPLARQALDGLGTGLGVGPGYIAKEKQ; the protein is encoded by the coding sequence ATGAGTGACAACGAGGATTTCGCCGTCGGATTCATCGGGCTGGGCAATATGGGTGCGCCCATGGCCCAGCGACTGCTGGACTGGCCGGGCGGGCTGGTGGTCTGCGATATGCGACCGGAAGCATTGCAGCCCTTCGCCGATGGCGGTGCGACACCGGCCCGTTCGGCCGCCGAGGCCGCCGAACGGTGTGGCGTGGTGTCGGTGGTGGTGCTCGACGATGCGCAGGTGCGCGCGGTCGTCACCGGGCCGGACGGGATCCTGCAGGGCGCGAAGCCCGGGACCGTGATCGCGGTGCACTCCACCATCGCCGACGAGACGGCCGTAGCCTTGCAGGCCGAATGCGCCTCGCACGGAGTGGAATTCGTGGACGCGCCGATCAGCGGCGGCGCTCCGGCGGCGCAGCGCGGCGGGCTCGCGGTCATGGTCGGGGGCAGCACGGAGGCGTTCGAGAAGGTGCGCGCGCCGTTCTCGCGGTTCGCCTCCATGCTGGTGCATGCCGGGGAGGTGGGTGCGGGAACCCGAATGAAGCTGGCCCGCAACCTGCTGCACTTCATCGCCTTCACAGCGGCGGCGGAATCGCAGCGGCTGGCCGAGGCGGCAGGACTGGACATCACCGAGCTCGGCAAGGTGGTGCGGCATTCGGATTCGCACACCGGCGGACCGGGCTCGATCATGTTGCGCGACACCACCGAACCGGTGCGGCCGGGCGATTTCTGGTTCCCCATCTTCAGCCATGTGCGGGATCTGGGTGAGAAGGACCTGTCGCTGGCACTGGAGCTCGGCGAGCGGCTGGGCATCGAATTGCCCTTGGCCAGACAGGCATTGGACGGCCTGGGCACCGGATTGGGCGTCGGGCCCGGGTATATCGCGAAGGAGAAGCAATGA
- a CDS encoding LLM class F420-dependent oxidoreductase produces the protein MRFGIVLFTSDRGITPAAAAKAAEDRGFHSFFVPEHTHIPVKRDAAHPLTGGAELPDDRYMRTLDPWVSLGTAAAVTSRIELSTAVALPVESDPITLAKAIATLDHLSGGRVTLGAGFGWNTDELADHGIPGNKRRTALREYVEAMRALWTQEEASYSGDFVSFGPSWAWPKPAQPHIPVLIGAGGTEKTFKWIARSGDGWITTPAETDPTGAIALLLKCWQDAGREGSPRVVALDFRPDADKLAHWAAAGVTDVLYGLPDKSEDEVLAYLDRLAAKIAALPDFAAASTPTANTGP, from the coding sequence ATGCGTTTCGGCATTGTGCTGTTCACCAGTGACCGGGGCATCACCCCGGCCGCTGCCGCGAAGGCCGCGGAGGACCGCGGATTCCATTCGTTCTTCGTGCCGGAGCACACGCATATCCCGGTGAAGAGAGATGCGGCGCACCCGCTCACCGGCGGAGCGGAACTGCCGGACGACCGCTACATGCGCACCCTCGACCCCTGGGTGTCGCTCGGCACAGCGGCCGCCGTGACCTCCCGCATCGAATTGTCCACGGCGGTAGCGCTCCCCGTGGAAAGCGACCCCATCACCCTCGCCAAGGCCATCGCCACCCTCGACCACCTCTCCGGCGGCCGGGTCACCCTGGGCGCCGGATTCGGCTGGAACACCGATGAACTCGCCGACCACGGCATCCCCGGCAACAAGCGCCGCACCGCGCTGCGCGAATACGTGGAGGCCATGCGAGCCCTCTGGACCCAGGAGGAAGCCAGCTACTCAGGCGATTTCGTCTCCTTCGGCCCCAGCTGGGCCTGGCCCAAACCGGCGCAGCCGCACATTCCGGTGCTGATCGGGGCAGGCGGGACGGAGAAGACCTTCAAGTGGATCGCGCGTTCCGGCGACGGATGGATCACCACTCCGGCCGAAACCGATCCGACCGGGGCCATCGCACTGCTCCTGAAGTGCTGGCAGGACGCCGGGCGCGAAGGCTCGCCGCGCGTTGTCGCACTGGACTTCCGGCCCGATGCGGACAAACTCGCGCACTGGGCGGCCGCCGGGGTCACCGATGTGCTGTACGGGCTGCCCGACAAATCCGAGGACGAGGTGCTCGCCTACCTCGACCGGCTGGCAGCAAAGATAGCCGCACTCCCGGACTTCGCCGCCGCGTCCACACCGACGGCAAACACTGGCCCGTAG
- a CDS encoding nuclear transport factor 2 family protein produces the protein MPWPREELDEMVRRWVEENQRCEALGDWKPLAHFYTEDATYGWNYGPQQEFMSVGRDEIRDIALGQEMFGLEGWTYPYQEFVIDERSGSVIGFWKQVNEKSRADGRPYSPEGIGGSWFRYAGNYEWSWQRDFFDFGNVTALFIEMMQDNALSPGMQKRIERSVSGEPLAGWYPVGKGPVPQW, from the coding sequence ATGCCCTGGCCGCGTGAGGAACTCGACGAGATGGTCCGCCGCTGGGTCGAGGAGAACCAGCGCTGCGAAGCCCTCGGCGACTGGAAACCCTTGGCGCACTTCTATACCGAGGACGCCACCTACGGCTGGAACTACGGCCCGCAACAGGAATTCATGTCCGTCGGCCGCGACGAGATCCGCGATATCGCCCTCGGGCAGGAGATGTTCGGCCTGGAGGGCTGGACCTACCCGTATCAGGAATTCGTGATCGACGAACGCAGCGGCAGCGTCATCGGCTTCTGGAAACAGGTCAATGAGAAGAGCCGCGCCGACGGCCGCCCCTACAGCCCGGAGGGCATCGGCGGCAGCTGGTTCCGCTACGCGGGCAACTACGAATGGTCCTGGCAGCGCGACTTCTTCGACTTCGGCAATGTGACAGCGCTCTTCATCGAGATGATGCAGGACAACGCGCTGTCACCCGGTATGCAGAAGCGCATCGAACGCTCCGTGTCCGGCGAGCCGCTCGCGGGCTGGTATCCGGTCGGCAAGGGGCCGGTACCGCAGTGGTGA
- a CDS encoding SDR family oxidoreductase: MSRFTDKAVIVTGAAQGIGETYARALAAEGAKVVVADLNSERGEAVAKQITADGGTAAFHVVDVADPESASALVEFTVQEFGGIDHLVNNAAIYGGMKLDLLLTVPWEYYKKFMGVNLDGALNMTRAVWKPMTSRGGGSIVNQSSTASWMYSGFYGLAKAGINSLTQQLAHELGGSNIRVNAIAPGPIDTEATRSIVPDSIVDLMLQQLAIKRLGTPEDLVGACLYLLSDDAKWVTGQVLNVDGGQVFRP, translated from the coding sequence ATGTCCCGATTCACGGACAAAGCCGTCATTGTCACCGGAGCCGCGCAGGGCATCGGGGAAACCTATGCCCGAGCGCTCGCGGCCGAGGGCGCGAAAGTCGTTGTGGCCGACCTGAACAGTGAGCGCGGGGAGGCGGTGGCCAAACAGATCACCGCCGACGGCGGGACGGCGGCCTTCCATGTGGTGGATGTGGCCGATCCCGAATCCGCGTCCGCCCTCGTGGAATTCACGGTCCAGGAGTTCGGCGGGATCGACCACCTGGTCAACAATGCCGCCATCTACGGCGGCATGAAGCTGGATCTGCTGCTCACGGTGCCGTGGGAGTACTACAAGAAATTCATGGGCGTGAACCTCGACGGGGCGCTCAACATGACGCGCGCGGTGTGGAAGCCCATGACGTCACGCGGGGGCGGGTCCATCGTCAATCAGTCGTCGACCGCGTCCTGGATGTACTCGGGTTTCTACGGTCTGGCCAAGGCCGGGATCAACAGCCTGACCCAGCAGCTGGCGCACGAGCTGGGCGGATCGAATATTCGTGTCAATGCCATCGCCCCGGGGCCCATCGACACCGAGGCCACGCGCAGCATCGTGCCGGACAGCATCGTCGATCTGATGTTGCAGCAGCTGGCCATCAAACGGCTGGGCACGCCGGAGGATCTGGTGGGGGCCTGCCTGTACCTGCTGTCGGACGACGCGAAATGGGTGACCGGACAGGTGTTGAACGTGGACGGCGGTCAGGTCTTCCGCCCATGA